One genomic segment of Bacteroides caccae includes these proteins:
- a CDS encoding hybrid sensor histidine kinase/response regulator transcription factor — translation MKKKYFYLSLLLLFLCILSVDSHATNMRKYTSNLKFIPISSSILPTNEVRILYQDSDGYIWLPTYNGLVRYDGYSVVNYGLNDGTNLPFNCYLNVVTEDQDGDLWIAAEKGVFKLHKLTGVIERIGSEKLESLNAADIFCARNGDIWVGGDRGLFRKRKAEDVFERIDLSSRRLGGVSSIMEDTQGDIWIAACESGLYRYDAGRNKFYTYLDPVLYFSNVVYQDDKQQIWVGTWDRGLVKLKTPYTTGRMQYDRFHRVEGEENSLFDNIVYAIEQDESHRIWVGTRSGLSIMHDENDFYSFENYLPGSEIGELPYNEVSSIQRTHDNQMWISMFGGGVCKIQTENKKFGIDRLETVRGLYNTSSIRSIFYAGNDEYWMGIIGFGMILYNDRTHTCVNYQEHPDFKELPYTSAVDAIIRRKKTGEICFGTYSRGIWLYDEKNHKVRSLNSLTEKKFESDCIHTLMEDSGGNLWIGTRQGVYILDADDQFHKLSEWMPGAELEFLHSRIFDIKEDAERNIWIATNYEGIVRINLQDKTYKRYAVGQKRDVQNIFCLLVDSRQQIWAGSMWNGLSYYDRRQDMFVTITSFSTIENKGITNIVEDSRGKIWITTNNTVLSFTMNEAHVLENINYYAVANDMETFSFNRASCCRLAEGRLMFGSSHGIRSFMVDRTGYKPSSFPLVFTDFKVHNRSLRSMTPEERRRFSEKDVNYTDGITLEYQDNNFTIEFSLLNYVNPQENMYTYRLEGYDDKEIVVDAQRHFATYNNLPTGTYLFRLKGTNEDGVWGNTERTLKVRILPAPWLTWWAYCLYAVAIVVILYFVFRFLRYKMRMQHEIQIGKMEKQKIQEINHLKLQFFTNITHELMTPLSIILASLENLKSGGDKRTLYTVMTANATRLMRLIQQVLEFRKVESGNLKICVSYGDISSFLRSCAEAFIPLLGKRRQLLSFESTPDIIFGFFDADKLDKIVYNLLSNAAKYTPEGGQICVRAALADEYTLQIDVTNTGELMTQKTIDGLFKRFYEGDYRRHNTIGTGIGLALVKDLVALHHGTIEAFSNEQTGNCFRIMLPVDKETYRQEELDETVAAQRQTAFPVPIYINETEEGDEPDEKTELHPEDYTLLIVDDNEELCMLFSNLLSNYFRVKTAINGRQALEVLQEGGIDLVVSDIMMPEMDGIELCRYIKNKFEYCHIPVILLTAKRAEESQIEGYNSGADGYISKPCNFSLLYAQIMNCLKRQERKGADFRKQVVFEVDKLEYTSLDETFLQRAIDCVNAHLNDVEFGQAEFVSEMGASRTVLTEKLKSLTGLTPSAFILNVRLTAACKLMDGRSKIRITDLAVAVGFNDPKYFSTCFKKKYGMTPKEYMEQGKA, via the coding sequence ATGAAAAAGAAATATTTTTATTTGTCCCTGCTCTTGCTATTCCTCTGCATACTATCAGTGGACAGCCATGCTACAAATATGAGGAAGTACACTTCCAACTTAAAATTCATTCCCATTTCATCAAGCATATTGCCTACCAATGAGGTGCGGATACTGTATCAGGACTCCGACGGATATATTTGGCTTCCTACTTACAACGGACTTGTACGTTATGACGGCTACAGTGTGGTGAATTATGGTTTGAATGACGGAACGAATTTACCTTTCAACTGTTATCTGAATGTTGTGACTGAGGATCAGGATGGAGATTTATGGATTGCTGCGGAAAAAGGAGTGTTCAAGTTGCATAAGCTTACCGGAGTAATAGAGCGCATCGGAAGTGAAAAACTGGAATCTTTGAATGCAGCGGATATCTTTTGTGCAAGGAACGGGGATATTTGGGTAGGAGGCGACCGGGGGCTTTTCAGGAAGAGAAAAGCGGAGGATGTATTTGAGCGGATTGATTTGTCGAGCCGACGGTTGGGAGGAGTCTCGTCAATTATGGAAGATACGCAGGGGGACATTTGGATAGCAGCTTGTGAAAGCGGTCTTTACCGTTACGATGCGGGGCGGAATAAATTTTACACCTATCTTGATCCGGTCTTGTATTTTTCCAATGTAGTATATCAGGACGACAAGCAACAGATTTGGGTCGGAACCTGGGACAGGGGGCTTGTGAAGTTGAAAACGCCCTACACGACAGGACGTATGCAGTACGACCGTTTTCATCGGGTAGAAGGTGAGGAGAATTCATTGTTTGATAATATCGTATATGCTATCGAGCAGGACGAGTCGCATCGTATATGGGTGGGCACCCGTAGCGGTTTGAGTATCATGCACGATGAGAATGATTTCTATTCTTTCGAAAATTACCTGCCGGGTAGTGAAATTGGAGAACTGCCTTACAATGAAGTAAGCTCGATACAGCGTACGCATGACAATCAGATGTGGATAAGCATGTTCGGCGGCGGTGTTTGTAAGATTCAGACGGAAAACAAGAAATTCGGCATTGACCGGTTGGAGACGGTGAGAGGACTGTACAATACGAGTTCCATACGGAGTATCTTTTATGCCGGAAACGACGAATATTGGATGGGAATTATCGGTTTCGGAATGATTCTTTATAATGACCGGACACATACTTGTGTCAATTATCAGGAGCATCCCGATTTCAAGGAATTGCCGTATACGTCTGCTGTGGACGCGATTATCAGGAGAAAGAAAACGGGGGAGATTTGCTTCGGCACTTATAGCCGTGGAATCTGGCTCTATGATGAGAAAAATCATAAAGTAAGGTCATTGAACAGCCTGACCGAGAAGAAATTCGAAAGCGATTGCATTCATACGCTGATGGAAGATTCGGGAGGGAATTTATGGATAGGTACTCGGCAGGGAGTTTATATTCTGGATGCGGACGATCAGTTTCATAAACTGTCGGAATGGATGCCCGGTGCGGAACTGGAATTCCTTCATTCACGTATCTTCGATATTAAGGAAGATGCGGAACGGAATATATGGATTGCTACCAACTATGAAGGAATTGTCCGCATCAACTTGCAGGACAAGACTTACAAGCGCTACGCCGTAGGGCAGAAGCGTGATGTGCAGAATATCTTTTGCCTGTTGGTCGATTCCCGTCAGCAGATTTGGGCAGGCTCTATGTGGAATGGTCTTTCTTACTACGACCGCCGGCAGGATATGTTTGTAACTATCACTTCTTTCTCCACCATAGAGAATAAGGGAATCACCAACATTGTGGAAGACAGTCGGGGGAAGATATGGATAACGACCAATAATACGGTGCTTTCCTTTACCATGAATGAAGCCCACGTACTGGAAAACATAAACTATTATGCGGTAGCCAATGATATGGAAACTTTTTCGTTCAATCGCGCGTCCTGTTGTCGGCTGGCCGAAGGGAGGCTCATGTTCGGAAGTTCGCACGGGATACGAAGTTTCATGGTAGATAGGACAGGCTATAAGCCTTCCTCTTTTCCCCTCGTGTTTACAGACTTCAAAGTACACAATCGCTCTTTGAGAAGCATGACGCCGGAAGAGAGGCGACGATTCTCAGAGAAAGACGTGAACTATACAGACGGAATCACACTTGAGTATCAGGATAATAACTTTACTATCGAGTTTTCTCTCTTGAATTACGTGAATCCGCAGGAGAACATGTATACCTATCGTCTGGAAGGCTATGACGATAAAGAAATCGTGGTGGATGCCCAACGCCATTTTGCCACTTATAATAACCTGCCGACGGGCACTTACCTGTTCCGCTTGAAGGGAACGAACGAGGATGGTGTGTGGGGAAATACGGAGAGAACCCTGAAGGTCCGTATTCTTCCCGCTCCCTGGCTGACGTGGTGGGCTTATTGCCTATATGCCGTTGCTATTGTGGTGATTCTCTATTTTGTCTTTCGTTTCCTGCGATATAAGATGCGCATGCAGCATGAGATTCAGATTGGCAAGATGGAGAAACAGAAGATTCAGGAGATTAACCATTTGAAATTACAGTTCTTTACAAACATCACCCATGAGTTGATGACTCCGCTGAGCATCATTCTTGCCTCGCTCGAAAACCTGAAGAGCGGGGGAGACAAACGCACACTGTACACGGTGATGACTGCCAATGCTACCCGCCTGATGCGTCTGATACAGCAAGTATTGGAATTTAGAAAGGTGGAAAGCGGCAATCTGAAGATTTGTGTATCTTATGGAGACATCTCTTCTTTTTTGCGCAGTTGTGCGGAAGCCTTTATACCTTTGCTTGGCAAGAGACGCCAGCTTCTTTCTTTTGAAAGTACTCCCGATATCATCTTTGGTTTTTTCGATGCCGACAAGCTCGACAAGATAGTGTACAATCTTTTGTCGAATGCGGCGAAGTATACACCGGAGGGCGGGCAGATATGCGTCCGGGCGGCATTGGCGGACGAATATACCTTGCAGATTGACGTGACCAACACCGGGGAACTGATGACACAGAAAACAATAGACGGATTGTTCAAGCGTTTCTATGAAGGTGATTACAGAAGACATAATACAATAGGTACGGGGATAGGTCTGGCATTGGTAAAAGACCTGGTAGCTCTCCATCATGGGACAATCGAAGCATTTAGCAATGAGCAGACGGGCAATTGTTTCCGTATCATGCTGCCTGTCGATAAAGAAACCTACCGACAGGAAGAGCTCGATGAGACAGTGGCGGCGCAGAGACAGACAGCTTTTCCTGTTCCGATTTATATCAATGAAACGGAAGAAGGCGATGAGCCGGACGAGAAAACGGAACTTCATCCGGAGGACTATACGCTGTTGATTGTCGATGACAATGAAGAATTGTGCATGCTTTTCTCTAATCTGCTTTCCAACTATTTCCGTGTGAAAACCGCCATAAATGGCAGACAGGCGCTTGAAGTGCTGCAAGAAGGGGGCATAGACTTGGTTGTCTCCGATATTATGATGCCCGAGATGGACGGCATAGAATTGTGCAGGTATATAAAGAATAAATTCGAATATTGCCACATTCCTGTCATCCTGTTGACAGCCAAACGGGCTGAAGAAAGTCAGATAGAGGGATATAACTCCGGGGCTGACGGGTATATCAGTAAACCATGCAACTTTTCATTGCTTTATGCGCAGATTATGAATTGCCTGAAACGGCAGGAACGGAAAGGGGCTGATTTTCGTAAGCAGGTTGTATTTGAAGTAGACAAACTGGAGTATACTTCACTTGACGAGACATTCCTTCAGCGTGCGATAGACTGCGTGAATGCTCATCTGAATGATGTGGAGTTCGGCCAGGCGGAGTTTGTCAGTGAGATGGGGGCTTCGCGTACAGTGCTGACAGAGAAACTGAAATCGTTGACAGGATTGACACCTTCAGCGTTTATCTTGAATGTCCGGCTGACTGCTGCCTGCAAACTGATGGACGGACGAAGTAAAATAAGGATTACCGACCTTGCCGTTGCAGTGGGCTTCAACGACCCGAAATATTTCAGTACTTGTTTCAAGAAAAAGTACGGCATGACTCCCAAAGAATACATGGAGCAAGGCAAAGCGTGA
- a CDS encoding DUF3945 domain-containing protein, translating to MAQEKEVKEKPKRTRKTQKSAKEKPYVEQINELLFVHNKEDPKAGVQAVSEIDGEGKVRTVPAEEKNENSFLKFEKNSSILENFIRNFWSQLKEPTHFRLIRMTIHDYKQNRQAIKDLSQGKETDAVKEFLKRYEIRPRENKEQSKNEKETETMAKKQKSNPQEQVPQPTVSTGQPQEQQAPRYRYDENMVNWDALEKMGVSKTSLEQQGLLDSMLKGYKTNKLVPLTLALTGARVKLDARLSFITMPDGQIGLGIHGIRKEPELERPYFGHIFTEEDKKNLRETGNMGRVAELNLNGGSYTPCLISIDKNTNELVAVRQENVYIPSEVKGIRLTADEINALKEGQPVYVDGMTSKNGKPFDATLQYSAERRGLEFIYPESKGFNQQSLGGVQLSPNQIKMLSEGHTILVEDMKRTDGALFSSFVTLDKVTGRPQYTRHNPENGEIYIPKEICNVLLTPEDKEALRKGQPVFLENMLNRKGEEFSSFVKLDMNTGRPQYSRTPDGFSERQVPVVPAEVYGHVFTAQERANLQDGKTILVSDLKSANNKTFSSYLKVNANSGQLQYFQENPDIRRNTARRAAQADDTQNRQQEQKKGSRQAV from the coding sequence ATGGCACAAGAAAAAGAAGTGAAAGAAAAACCGAAGCGGACGCGCAAAACGCAGAAATCCGCCAAAGAAAAGCCCTATGTGGAACAAATCAACGAACTACTGTTTGTCCACAACAAGGAGGACCCCAAAGCCGGTGTGCAAGCTGTCAGCGAAATTGACGGGGAAGGAAAGGTCAGGACGGTTCCTGCAGAAGAAAAGAACGAAAACTCCTTTCTGAAATTCGAGAAAAACTCCAGTATCCTCGAAAACTTCATCAGGAACTTCTGGAGCCAGCTCAAGGAACCTACACATTTCAGGCTCATACGAATGACCATCCATGATTACAAGCAGAACAGGCAGGCAATCAAAGATTTGTCACAAGGCAAGGAAACGGACGCAGTAAAAGAGTTCCTCAAACGCTACGAAATCCGGCCGAGAGAAAACAAGGAACAGAGTAAGAACGAAAAAGAAACAGAAACAATGGCAAAGAAACAAAAATCAAACCCGCAGGAACAGGTACCACAACCGACAGTTTCAACAGGACAACCGCAGGAACAGCAGGCACCACGCTACCGTTATGACGAGAACATGGTAAACTGGGACGCACTGGAAAAGATGGGCGTCTCCAAAACTTCCCTCGAACAACAGGGACTGCTGGATTCCATGCTGAAAGGATACAAAACCAACAAACTGGTTCCCCTAACACTGGCGCTGACAGGTGCCAGGGTCAAACTGGACGCACGCCTCTCATTCATCACCATGCCGGACGGGCAGATCGGTCTGGGTATCCACGGTATCCGCAAGGAACCGGAACTGGAAAGGCCCTATTTCGGGCACATCTTCACGGAAGAGGACAAGAAGAACCTCCGTGAGACGGGAAACATGGGACGGGTGGCGGAACTGAACCTGAACGGAGGATCCTATACACCCTGTCTCATCTCCATTGACAAGAATACCAACGAACTGGTTGCTGTACGACAGGAAAACGTATACATACCAAGTGAAGTGAAAGGTATCAGACTGACAGCGGATGAAATAAACGCGCTGAAGGAAGGACAACCGGTATATGTGGACGGAATGACCTCAAAAAACGGGAAGCCGTTCGACGCCACACTCCAATACAGCGCGGAACGCAGGGGGCTGGAATTCATCTATCCGGAAAGCAAAGGGTTCAACCAGCAGAGCCTGGGAGGCGTACAGCTTTCACCCAACCAGATCAAGATGCTCAGCGAAGGACATACCATCCTTGTAGAGGACATGAAACGCACCGACGGAGCGCTGTTCTCCTCTTTCGTCACGCTGGACAAGGTGACCGGCCGGCCGCAATATACACGCCATAATCCGGAGAACGGGGAAATATACATCCCGAAGGAAATCTGCAACGTGCTACTGACTCCCGAGGACAAGGAGGCACTACGCAAGGGGCAACCCGTCTTCCTTGAAAACATGCTCAACCGCAAGGGGGAAGAGTTCTCCTCCTTCGTCAAACTGGACATGAATACGGGCAGGCCGCAATACTCGCGTACACCGGACGGTTTCAGCGAGCGCCAGGTGCCGGTCGTTCCGGCGGAAGTATACGGGCATGTATTCACGGCACAGGAACGGGCCAACCTGCAGGACGGAAAAACCATACTCGTATCGGACCTGAAAAGCGCCAACAACAAGACATTCAGTTCCTACCTGAAAGTGAACGCAAATTCTGGACAGCTGCAATACTTCCAGGAAAATCCCGACATACGCCGCAATACGGCCCGGCGTGCCGCACAGGCGGACGACACGCAAAACCGGCAGCAGGAACAGAAGAAAGGAAGCAGACAGGCCGTATAA
- a CDS encoding DUF4099 domain-containing protein, translating into MKQNDNRIFRKEDLDWKTLETIGIHKEELEKSGDMELLLQGEETETVPLKIRTPALRLTMDATLRITVGTDGKPVMEINGISPEAESEAGG; encoded by the coding sequence ATGAAGCAGAATGACAACCGGATATTCAGAAAGGAAGACCTTGACTGGAAAACACTGGAGACCATCGGTATCCACAAAGAAGAACTGGAAAAAAGCGGGGACATGGAACTGCTCCTGCAAGGGGAGGAAACGGAAACCGTCCCATTGAAAATCCGTACTCCCGCACTCCGCTTAACAATGGACGCCACCCTCAGGATCACGGTGGGGACGGACGGAAAGCCGGTAATGGAAATCAACGGGATCAGTCCCGAAGCGGAAAGCGAAGCCGGCGGATAA
- a CDS encoding DNA topoisomerase: protein MIAILTDKPNVGKEIARILGAHTREDGYMSGNGYMVTWTFGNMLSLAMPKDYGMDRPERGDFPINPAPFRLMVKHIRTDTGWIPDINAVLQLKVIEKVFDACESIIAATDASREGEMVFRYLYRYLECRKPYRRLWISSLTDEAVLEGMGSLRPGSLYDRMFLAADSRNKADWVLGLNASYALCQATGTGNNSLGRVQTPVLAAISSRYRERENHIATDTFPVFISLCKNNTLLKMRCTEEFTDREAAARLYSDCKLAGHARVTAVSRQIREIEPPALYNLTELQKDANNYYGMTAGKSLEIAQRLYEKKLISYPRTAGRFLPRDVYDKLPRIMEKILNRKEFRPYVRSMGINIFDLPDKVVDEGQAAEHHAIIITDTYPEGLNREEMQLYMMIIGRMLEAFMPACRAEYTTVDAVCAARNFRCHACRIIEKGWFGIFERESVIAGREYGLSPIPQLENGETAAVTGCSLIHRKDLPVSAYTDAELITYMDTAGLGTPATRTGILQTLIDRKYVRYSGKYIIPTRKGLYIYETVRNMKIAGTALTSGWEAQLARMERGKLTQEEFMKGVLKLSGEVTEDIFRKCER from the coding sequence ATGATTGCGATATTGACAGACAAGCCCAATGTGGGAAAAGAGATAGCAAGAATTCTGGGAGCACATACCAGAGAGGACGGATACATGAGCGGGAACGGGTACATGGTGACATGGACCTTCGGCAACATGCTTTCACTGGCCATGCCGAAGGATTACGGGATGGACCGCCCGGAACGCGGGGACTTCCCGATAAATCCCGCCCCTTTCAGACTGATGGTAAAACACATCAGGACCGATACGGGATGGATACCGGACATCAACGCGGTCCTCCAGCTGAAAGTGATCGAAAAAGTATTCGACGCCTGCGAAAGTATCATTGCGGCCACCGACGCCTCCCGGGAGGGAGAAATGGTCTTCAGGTACCTTTACCGGTATCTGGAATGCAGGAAACCCTACCGCCGTCTATGGATCTCGTCACTTACGGACGAAGCCGTGCTGGAAGGAATGGGCAGCCTCAGGCCCGGCAGCCTGTATGATCGCATGTTTCTGGCAGCGGACAGCCGCAACAAGGCGGACTGGGTACTGGGACTCAACGCCAGCTATGCCCTCTGCCAGGCGACCGGAACGGGAAACAACTCACTGGGACGGGTGCAGACACCCGTACTGGCAGCCATAAGCAGCCGTTACCGTGAACGTGAGAACCACATTGCCACGGACACCTTTCCGGTTTTTATCAGCCTGTGCAAAAATAACACCCTGCTCAAAATGCGCTGCACGGAAGAATTCACGGACCGGGAGGCGGCTGCACGGCTTTACAGTGACTGCAAACTGGCCGGACATGCACGCGTCACCGCTGTCAGCAGGCAGATCAGGGAGATAGAGCCTCCAGCCCTCTACAACCTGACCGAACTCCAGAAAGACGCCAACAACTATTACGGAATGACTGCCGGAAAATCACTTGAAATCGCACAGAGACTTTATGAGAAGAAACTGATTTCCTATCCGCGAACTGCCGGACGTTTCCTTCCACGGGACGTTTACGACAAACTGCCCCGTATCATGGAAAAAATCCTGAACAGGAAGGAATTCCGACCGTATGTCAGAAGCATGGGGATCAACATATTCGACCTGCCGGACAAGGTTGTCGACGAAGGACAGGCGGCGGAACACCACGCCATCATCATTACCGATACATATCCGGAAGGATTAAACCGGGAGGAGATGCAGCTGTACATGATGATTATCGGACGGATGCTGGAAGCCTTCATGCCCGCATGCAGGGCGGAATACACCACCGTGGATGCCGTATGTGCCGCACGAAATTTCCGGTGTCATGCATGCCGCATCATTGAAAAGGGATGGTTCGGCATATTCGAAAGGGAAAGCGTCATTGCAGGAAGGGAATACGGCTTATCCCCCATCCCGCAACTGGAAAACGGGGAGACGGCCGCTGTTACCGGATGCAGCCTGATACACAGGAAGGACCTGCCCGTATCCGCATATACCGACGCGGAACTGATCACCTACATGGACACTGCCGGACTGGGAACGCCGGCCACGCGTACAGGAATCCTGCAGACCCTGATTGACCGCAAATATGTACGTTATTCAGGCAAATACATCATCCCCACACGAAAGGGGCTTTACATATATGAGACGGTACGGAACATGAAAATAGCGGGAACCGCACTGACTTCGGGCTGGGAGGCGCAACTGGCACGAATGGAAAGGGGAAAGCTTACACAGGAAGAATTCATGAAAGGGGTACTCAAACTCTCGGGAGAGGTAACGGAAGATATCTTCCGGAAATGTGAAAGATAG